In Candidatus Sulfurimonas marisnigri, a single genomic region encodes these proteins:
- a CDS encoding ATP-dependent nuclease produces MKIKSVKISNFRSIIDVEISFENLMMFIGQNNHGKSNILYAILFFFGEIKIQDLDFFDGTDDLYVEILFYDLDDDDKVTFNKYLTIENEILVRKTAYRNGSFEYNGYIQNPQNEYLQESNATNYRSRETALELPFYDYLPPDGRLTIALIQDAQQQYIADNGESIEFVYELEETNFLGAKNVAQGMFGEIFFIPAVKSINEDLSSNKTSVFTKLYSKVIELVTSSNADISSIKTQINTQFNKFKKYNEDSTDNQDRPVELNEFENRLSHNLREWGVNLEVEILPPNIDDVFKSDVNIWIHDGIKTDINRKGHGLQRAMTFSLIKTFSEHVLSIPDEERPNRQASKSSYFIFEEPELYLHPQAQRALLDTLINLSNDSQVILCTHSSSLISLDNYKSIAIVRKDATTNETSITQYQDEIFVGDEKKNFNLLSWVNPDRAELFFAKKVILVEGATEKAIVPFIAKKLNVFKFEYTLINCGSKTNIPYYINLLNKFKIPYFAVYDKDHQSSKQEQARNVADRDTAKIEDIIDSSIGKGIVFINDIEEELGMTAGISSKPFTALEEISKEEFIVSTSLETKIIEIFS; encoded by the coding sequence ATGAAAATTAAAAGTGTAAAGATTTCAAATTTTAGATCTATTATAGATGTTGAAATAAGTTTTGAAAATTTAATGATGTTCATAGGGCAAAATAATCATGGTAAATCAAATATTTTATATGCAATACTTTTTTTCTTTGGTGAAATAAAGATACAAGACCTAGATTTTTTTGATGGTACAGATGACCTTTATGTAGAAATATTATTTTATGATTTAGATGACGATGATAAAGTAACTTTTAATAAGTATTTAACAATAGAGAATGAAATTTTAGTGAGAAAAACTGCTTATAGAAATGGTAGTTTTGAATACAATGGTTATATTCAAAATCCTCAAAATGAATACCTACAAGAGTCTAATGCTACTAACTATAGAAGTCGAGAAACCGCACTAGAACTACCTTTTTATGATTATCTTCCACCTGATGGAAGGCTAACAATTGCCCTTATCCAAGATGCACAACAACAATATATTGCAGATAATGGAGAAAGTATAGAGTTTGTATATGAATTGGAAGAAACTAATTTCTTAGGTGCAAAAAATGTTGCACAAGGAATGTTCGGTGAAATCTTTTTTATTCCAGCGGTAAAAAGTATAAATGAAGATTTATCTAGTAATAAAACAAGTGTATTTACAAAATTATACTCAAAAGTAATAGAACTTGTAACTTCATCTAATGCAGATATCTCAAGTATCAAAACTCAAATTAATACACAATTTAACAAGTTTAAAAAATATAATGAAGATAGTACAGATAATCAAGATAGACCGGTAGAACTAAATGAATTTGAGAATAGACTTTCACATAATTTAAGAGAATGGGGAGTTAATTTAGAAGTTGAAATTCTTCCTCCTAATATTGATGATGTATTTAAATCTGATGTGAATATTTGGATACATGACGGTATTAAAACTGATATTAATAGAAAAGGGCATGGGCTACAAAGAGCAATGACCTTTTCGTTAATAAAAACTTTTTCAGAACATGTATTGTCAATACCTGATGAAGAACGACCTAATAGACAAGCATCTAAGTCATCATATTTTATTTTTGAAGAACCAGAATTATATCTTCATCCACAAGCACAAAGAGCATTGTTAGATACATTGATTAATTTATCTAACGATAGTCAAGTTATTTTATGTACTCATTCAAGCTCCTTAATTAGTTTAGATAACTATAAATCAATTGCTATTGTTAGAAAGGATGCAACTACAAATGAAACTAGTATCACACAATATCAAGATGAAATATTTGTAGGGGATGAAAAGAAAAATTTTAATTTACTATCTTGGGTAAATCCAGATAGAGCGGAATTGTTTTTTGCAAAAAAAGTAATTTTAGTTGAAGGTGCAACAGAGAAAGCAATAGTTCCATTTATTGCTAAAAAATTAAATGTTTTCAAATTTGAGTATACATTAATTAATTGTGGTTCTAAAACAAATATCCCTTATTATATAAACTTATTAAATAAATTTAAAATACCATATTTTGCTGTATATGATAAGGATCATCAATCTAGTAAACAAGAGCAAGCAAGAAATGTAGCGGATAGAGATACTGCTAAAATTGAAGATATTATAGATTCTAGTATTGGTAAAGGTATTGTTTTTATAAATGATATTGAAGAAGAATTAGGAATGACAGCTGGTATCTCAAGTAAACCATTTACTGCTCTTGAAGAAATAAGTAAAGAAGAGTTTATTGTATCAACAAGTTTAGAAACTAAAATCATAGAAATTTTTTCATAA
- a CDS encoding condensin complex protein MksE, protein MNVNNSFVYPEKHFEIVKNLLNGKFILHNEELFEVISDNLEFYIDFFQKSYDYELVKNTEIIYVISSITSEKFSRNIMLVLAVISWEFNREGKNIYTELDNKHTIRSIEELIKKSSFKDSCRGINIDKLFKDAASRNLVLILDNEKSIKFTNAINIFLEAAKEIAELE, encoded by the coding sequence ATGAATGTTAATAATAGTTTTGTTTACCCTGAGAAACATTTTGAGATAGTTAAAAATTTGCTAAACGGTAAGTTCATTCTACATAATGAAGAGTTGTTTGAAGTTATAAGTGATAACTTAGAGTTTTACATTGATTTTTTCCAAAAATCCTATGATTATGAGTTAGTAAAAAACACAGAAATTATCTATGTTATTTCAAGTATCACGAGTGAAAAGTTTTCTAGAAATATTATGTTGGTTTTAGCAGTTATATCTTGGGAGTTTAATAGAGAAGGTAAAAATATATATACAGAATTAGACAATAAGCATACTATTAGAAGTATAGAAGAACTTATTAAAAAATCAAGTTTTAAAGATAGCTGTAGAGGGATTAACATAGATAAACTATTTAAAGATGCTGCATCTAGAAATTTAGTGTTGATTCTTGATAATGAGAAAAGTATCAAGTTTACGAATGCTATAAATATATTTTTAGAGGCAGCTAAAGAGATCGCAGAACTAGAATAG
- a CDS encoding DUF2779 domain-containing protein gives MNLSKSLYTKAIQCPKALWLKKYNKEVLTPPDATALARFETGNVVGELACKLFPNGKEVIYNPDDFNGMVETTKEWIEEGLEYIYEATFLYNGILVLVDVLKVTPDGLEIYEVKSSSSVKDIYLHDVSIQLYVLKQLGYSVISSNVVHIDSSYVRGDELDLNGLFKIVDVSDEVNTLQVDIPKRLEEFELYLADRDNEPDIDIGSHCNKPYECDAKEYCWRVQRNIPEYSLFNIFNLGSKKQIELYEQGIVNIEDIPDGYAMTAIQKQKVQNWKEQVTFVDEENIKDFLNTLNYPIYHLDFETFQQAIPEWKGISPYQQIPFQYSLHIEHSDGIIEHKEFLGEDGIDPRYELAKRLVEDIPIDVTVLAYNMSFEKGVNAKLAESFPEFTDHLLSINENTKDLMFPFQKKYYVTPEMQGSYSIKYVLPSLVPEMAEAYKSLNGIQNGSDAMNAFPKLPSMSPKEKADTRTALLEYCKLDTLAMVEVLKKLKKVIE, from the coding sequence ATGAACCTCTCTAAATCCCTATATACAAAAGCCATCCAATGTCCAAAAGCACTATGGTTAAAAAAGTACAATAAAGAAGTACTTACACCACCAGATGCAACTGCATTAGCAAGATTTGAAACCGGTAATGTTGTTGGAGAGTTGGCGTGTAAACTTTTCCCAAATGGAAAAGAAGTCATTTATAATCCTGATGATTTTAACGGTATGGTAGAGACTACTAAAGAGTGGATAGAGGAGGGCTTAGAGTATATTTATGAAGCTACTTTTCTTTATAATGGAATCTTAGTTTTAGTAGATGTTTTAAAAGTGACTCCTGATGGATTAGAGATATATGAAGTAAAAAGTTCTAGTAGTGTTAAAGATATTTATTTGCATGATGTTTCGATACAGTTGTATGTACTTAAACAGCTTGGATACAGTGTAATCAGTAGTAATGTCGTACATATTGACAGTTCTTATGTTCGAGGTGATGAGCTTGATTTAAATGGACTATTTAAGATTGTAGATGTTAGTGATGAAGTAAATACTTTGCAAGTAGATATTCCTAAAAGACTTGAGGAGTTTGAATTATATCTAGCCGATAGAGATAATGAACCAGATATTGATATTGGGAGTCATTGTAATAAGCCTTACGAATGTGATGCAAAAGAGTACTGTTGGAGAGTTCAGAGAAATATACCTGAGTATTCATTATTCAATATTTTTAATCTTGGCAGTAAGAAGCAGATAGAACTTTATGAACAAGGCATAGTTAATATAGAAGATATTCCTGACGGTTATGCCATGACCGCTATACAAAAGCAAAAAGTTCAAAACTGGAAAGAGCAAGTAACTTTTGTAGATGAAGAGAATATAAAAGATTTTCTTAACACACTGAACTATCCTATTTATCATCTTGATTTTGAGACATTTCAACAGGCTATTCCAGAGTGGAAAGGTATTAGCCCATACCAACAGATACCATTTCAGTATTCGCTTCATATAGAGCACTCTGATGGGATTATAGAACATAAAGAGTTTTTAGGTGAAGATGGTATTGACCCTCGTTATGAATTGGCCAAGAGGCTTGTTGAAGATATTCCTATTGACGTTACAGTTTTAGCTTATAACATGAGTTTTGAAAAAGGGGTAAATGCTAAATTAGCTGAGAGTTTTCCAGAGTTTACAGATCATCTACTTTCTATTAATGAAAATACAAAAGATTTAATGTTCCCTTTTCAAAAGAAATACTATGTTACACCTGAAATGCAAGGAAGCTATTCTATCAAGTATGTATTACCATCATTAGTGCCGGAAATGGCAGAAGCATATAAAAGTTTAAACGGTATTCAAAACGGTAGTGATGCAATGAATGCCTTTCCAAAACTTCCTAGTATGAGCCCAAAAGAAAAAGCAGACACTAGAACGGCTCTGCTTGAATACTGTAAGCTTGATACTTTAGCAATGGTGGAAGTTCTTAAAAAACTAAAAAAAGTAATAGAATAA
- a CDS encoding exonuclease SbcCD subunit D C-terminal domain-containing protein, producing the protein MKILHTSDWHLGQSFMGKSREEEHQAFLTWLLKTIEEENINVLIVAGDIFDTGTPPNYALELYYNFLTKLSLSSCENIIITAGNHDSIATLKAPKQLLKALNIHVITSGDENENEVVEVYKKGKLEGIVCAVPFLRDYVVRQSVSAQTMNDKESSLTHGIKEHYNNVYKEALIVADKKNIPIIATGHLTTVGSKTSESEREIYIGGTLDIDSDFLSKNFDYVALGHLHINQKVGCEHVRYCGSPIPLSFSESTSQKKVNIVEFENKTIKVTELDIPLHRPLLVLRGDVTSILKDFESVEDKNTWIEVHLNDENPFHANQVIRDKAEELELILLAVKIDKTEKALHKEDFDVISLDELNPFEVFERRMEKDGLEDEDFVKELVVNFKQIVSEVQNS; encoded by the coding sequence ATGAAAATATTACATACATCTGATTGGCACTTAGGACAAAGCTTTATGGGGAAAAGTAGGGAAGAAGAACATCAGGCTTTTTTAACTTGGCTGCTAAAGACTATAGAAGAAGAGAATATAAATGTTCTAATTGTTGCCGGAGATATTTTTGATACAGGTACACCACCTAATTATGCACTAGAGCTTTACTACAATTTTCTTACAAAACTTTCTTTGTCTTCATGTGAAAATATTATTATTACCGCTGGCAATCATGATTCTATCGCTACTTTAAAAGCTCCTAAGCAACTCTTAAAAGCACTTAACATTCATGTCATTACAAGTGGTGATGAAAATGAAAATGAAGTTGTTGAAGTTTACAAGAAAGGTAAACTGGAGGGAATTGTTTGTGCGGTTCCATTTTTACGTGATTATGTAGTCCGTCAATCAGTAAGTGCCCAAACTATGAATGATAAAGAGTCATCACTCACTCATGGGATTAAAGAACATTATAATAATGTTTATAAAGAAGCTTTAATAGTTGCGGATAAGAAAAATATACCTATTATCGCTACTGGACATTTAACAACAGTTGGCAGTAAAACAAGTGAATCAGAACGTGAAATATATATTGGTGGTACCTTAGATATAGATAGTGATTTTCTAAGTAAAAATTTTGACTATGTAGCCTTAGGACATCTTCATATTAACCAAAAAGTTGGATGTGAACATGTACGTTACTGTGGCTCTCCAATACCTCTTAGTTTTAGTGAGTCAACATCACAGAAAAAAGTAAATATCGTAGAGTTTGAGAATAAAACTATAAAAGTTACTGAGTTAGATATACCACTTCATAGACCTTTGTTAGTTTTGCGTGGAGATGTTACATCTATTTTAAAAGACTTTGAGTCTGTCGAAGATAAGAATACATGGATAGAAGTCCATCTCAATGATGAAAATCCTTTCCATGCTAACCAAGTCATAAGAGACAAAGCAGAAGAATTAGAACTTATACTTTTAGCAGTTAAGATAGATAAAACAGAAAAAGCACTTCATAAAGAAGATTTTGATGTAATAAGTCTGGATGAACTCAACCCTTTCGAGGTATTTGAGCGTCGTATGGAAAAGGATGGACTAGAAGATGAAGATTTTGTAAAAGAACTTGTAGTTAACTTTAAACAGATTGTTAGTGAGGTTCAAAACTCATGA
- a CDS encoding SbcC/MukB-like Walker B domain-containing protein, whose amino-acid sequence MKIISIKSLNINSLKGITEINFAELTKDSALFSITGPTGSGKSTILDIISCALYGRTARLKNPNDLMSRHSGEAYCEVEFEIRGKTYRSSWTQKRARNKYDGAFQTAKMELIDLEEDKILPLKSREVPKKIEELSGLDFGRFTQSMLLAQGGFDAFLKADEKERSALLEKITGTQIYADISIAIFEKHRGFQQEMDSDQKILESIELLDKTVVKQKQKQLSENIAKKRETDGELKKLTLSLNWLQRLSELRKDSKRYEEEFKEVAKLKEESRNSFLKLALANRALNVFATFSSYTQLQKSVSVDKTTAMKLTGELTLLDEDIKNKDKEYSVIKKEFEKDSVEFEAQNQKLKEAREIQTQEKEAKINLSKEEKLLKGKQENLTQITNSLNSIVKDHNDIQKEADTKKSYLLANAKDEKLLSVIGMIEQNIREYKKEKESLTNNQGKLEASGSTFLTQETNYNLKKEEVDKLSSIFKEKEFVYTQLEQNSLNDFKIEEGSKKSLEDTQTLIRALESYTKIAKNRDKELEEHHKYSDLVNSLMETKSVSQQYINEIKKHIDTLREKQEKEQLLKKYEEDRNNLVDGEACLLCGSTEHPFVNSLNEVHIDKTKQMIANQVKELEDKEKALKELELRFGIAQTKKETSILEIQKLDKEIKTLKNLFKQYSFEPTSDSEIELGEKEEVLTKKLDIVKQNRIQKDELLKQRDSAGKQLQVQEKSLEQIKSVLEKLSSEKEQLILAVKSNEVKIKEYLKSLELDLEKFDLKLDLEKLDIQYKELVSRKELYIEMTEALKVLDIELNKCSVIKKESETRATLLAKEIELIEANIKELVLNLAKLSSKRIEILNVADLDVHEKEITTKYKMAQEREQLCKTALNELKVKSAERLANKKSLEIEIAEDEKKLDILRAELEELYKQNDFKDAEELQNAMLDKNEREELSTLCKTIEDRYKQTQTLKAETIKKLQEHEKEPLSDKPIEQLEVLQALLGQKADALAESIGSDKKELELNQENSDKHKERIASLEKKKESFRVWVKLNELVGSADGTKFKKFAQGITLDQLINLANQHLNILSSRYTLARTQDKLLELEIIDAYQGNVVRPVSTLSGGESFIVSLALALGLSELASQKIAIDSLFLDEGFGTLDEDSLETALNALNLLQSGGKMVGVISHVEALKERIPLQIKVVPNGDGTSFVEI is encoded by the coding sequence ATGAAAATAATTTCAATAAAATCTCTCAATATTAATTCTTTAAAAGGCATAACTGAGATTAACTTTGCAGAGCTCACAAAAGATAGTGCTCTTTTTTCGATAACAGGGCCAACAGGTTCTGGGAAAAGTACAATACTTGATATCATCTCTTGTGCTCTATATGGACGAACTGCAAGACTAAAAAATCCAAATGATTTGATGTCACGACACTCTGGTGAAGCTTACTGTGAAGTTGAGTTTGAAATCAGAGGTAAAACATATCGTTCATCATGGACACAAAAAAGAGCACGAAACAAATATGATGGTGCATTTCAAACAGCTAAAATGGAACTTATCGATTTAGAAGAAGACAAAATTTTACCTTTAAAATCTAGAGAAGTGCCTAAAAAGATAGAAGAGCTGTCAGGTTTAGATTTTGGTCGTTTTACTCAGTCTATGCTACTTGCTCAAGGTGGCTTTGATGCCTTTTTAAAAGCTGATGAAAAAGAGCGTTCGGCACTACTTGAAAAGATAACGGGAACGCAGATATATGCGGATATTTCTATTGCTATATTTGAAAAACATCGTGGCTTTCAGCAAGAGATGGATTCTGATCAAAAAATCTTGGAATCGATAGAACTTTTAGACAAGACAGTCGTTAAACAGAAGCAAAAACAACTTAGTGAAAATATTGCTAAAAAAAGAGAGACTGATGGAGAATTGAAAAAGCTTACGTTATCTCTAAACTGGCTACAAAGACTTTCTGAGCTTAGAAAGGATAGTAAAAGATATGAAGAGGAGTTCAAAGAGGTTGCAAAGCTAAAAGAGGAGAGTAGAAATTCCTTTCTTAAGTTGGCTCTAGCAAATCGAGCGCTTAACGTGTTTGCTACTTTTTCATCTTACACGCAACTTCAAAAGAGTGTATCTGTAGATAAAACAACAGCAATGAAACTTACTGGAGAACTTACTCTTCTAGATGAAGATATAAAGAACAAAGATAAAGAGTACTCTGTTATAAAAAAAGAGTTTGAAAAGGATAGTGTCGAGTTTGAAGCACAGAATCAGAAGCTAAAAGAGGCTCGTGAAATACAAACGCAAGAGAAAGAGGCAAAGATAAACCTTAGTAAAGAAGAGAAGTTACTAAAGGGTAAGCAAGAGAATTTAACGCAGATAACAAATTCTCTAAATTCAATTGTTAAAGACCATAACGATATACAAAAAGAAGCGGATACTAAAAAATCTTATCTTCTTGCCAATGCTAAAGATGAGAAGCTATTATCTGTAATTGGGATGATAGAGCAAAATATCAGAGAGTATAAAAAAGAGAAAGAAAGCCTTACTAACAACCAGGGTAAGTTGGAAGCCTCTGGAAGTACATTTCTTACTCAAGAGACAAACTATAATCTGAAAAAAGAGGAAGTTGATAAACTATCTTCTATTTTTAAAGAGAAAGAATTTGTATATACACAACTAGAGCAAAATAGCCTGAATGACTTTAAAATAGAAGAGGGCAGTAAAAAAAGTTTAGAAGATACACAAACTCTAATAAGAGCATTAGAAAGTTATACTAAGATTGCCAAAAACAGAGATAAAGAGCTTGAAGAACATCACAAATATAGTGATCTGGTAAATTCTCTTATGGAAACAAAAAGTGTTTCTCAGCAGTATATAAACGAAATAAAAAAGCATATAGATACACTTCGAGAAAAACAAGAAAAAGAACAACTACTTAAAAAATATGAAGAAGATAGAAATAATCTTGTTGATGGTGAAGCCTGTTTACTGTGTGGTTCTACAGAACATCCATTTGTAAATAGTTTAAACGAAGTTCATATAGATAAAACTAAGCAGATGATAGCAAATCAAGTTAAAGAGTTAGAAGATAAAGAGAAGGCTCTTAAAGAGTTAGAGTTACGCTTTGGTATTGCACAAACAAAAAAAGAGACATCAATACTTGAAATTCAAAAGTTAGACAAAGAGATAAAGACTCTTAAGAATCTTTTTAAACAATACTCCTTTGAACCTACAAGTGATAGTGAAATAGAACTGGGGGAAAAAGAGGAAGTACTTACTAAAAAACTCGATATTGTAAAGCAAAACCGTATTCAAAAAGATGAACTACTAAAACAGAGAGATAGCGCGGGTAAACAACTTCAAGTCCAAGAGAAGTCATTGGAGCAGATAAAAAGTGTTTTAGAAAAACTAAGTAGTGAAAAAGAGCAGCTGATTTTAGCTGTAAAATCTAATGAAGTAAAAATCAAAGAGTATCTAAAAAGTTTAGAGTTAGATTTAGAAAAGTTTGACCTAAAACTAGACCTAGAAAAATTAGATATTCAGTATAAAGAGCTTGTAAGTAGAAAAGAGCTTTATATAGAAATGACAGAGGCTTTAAAAGTATTAGATATAGAGTTAAATAAATGCAGTGTAATTAAAAAAGAGAGTGAGACTAGAGCCACTTTATTAGCGAAAGAAATTGAACTAATAGAAGCGAATATAAAAGAGTTGGTGCTAAATCTTGCTAAGTTATCTTCTAAGCGAATAGAGATACTTAATGTAGCTGATTTGGATGTTCATGAAAAAGAGATTACTACCAAGTATAAAATGGCGCAAGAAAGAGAACAGCTATGTAAAACTGCTCTAAATGAACTTAAAGTAAAGAGTGCAGAGCGATTAGCTAATAAAAAAAGTCTAGAAATAGAAATAGCTGAAGATGAGAAAAAGCTAGATATATTAAGAGCTGAACTAGAAGAACTCTATAAGCAAAATGATTTTAAAGATGCAGAGGAACTGCAAAATGCAATGCTTGATAAAAATGAGAGAGAAGAATTGTCTACTTTGTGTAAGACAATAGAAGACAGATATAAACAAACGCAAACTCTTAAAGCAGAGACTATAAAAAAATTACAAGAACATGAGAAAGAACCTCTCAGTGATAAACCAATAGAACAGCTAGAAGTTTTACAGGCTTTGCTAGGACAAAAAGCAGATGCACTTGCCGAGAGTATAGGAAGTGATAAAAAAGAGTTAGAACTTAATCAGGAAAACAGTGATAAACATAAAGAGAGAATAGCATCTCTAGAAAAGAAAAAAGAGTCTTTTAGAGTCTGGGTAAAACTAAATGAACTAGTAGGTTCAGCAGATGGAACAAAATTTAAAAAGTTTGCACAAGGTATAACACTAGATCAGCTTATAAATCTAGCAAATCAGCACCTAAATATTTTAAGTTCTCGCTACACCTTAGCAAGAACTCAAGATAAACTCTTAGAGCTTGAGATTATAGACGCTTATCAAGGCAATGTTGTCCGTCCTGTAAGTACCTTATCTGGAGGGGAAAGTTTTATCGTAAGCCTTGCATTAGCACTTGGTCTATCAGAACTCGCGAGCCAAAAGATAGCCATAGACTCACTCTTTTTAGACGAGGGCTTTGGAACACTGGATGAAGATAGTTTAGAAACGGCTCTTAATGCTTTAAACCTTTTACAAAGTGGTGGAAAAATGGTTGGTGTTATCTCGCATGTGGAAGCTCTAAAAGAGCGTATACCTTTACAGATAAAGGTTGTTCCTAATGGGGATGGGACTAGTTTTGTTGAGATTTAG
- a CDS encoding DUF2220 family protein, translated as MGKVEFNFYNNLQLNGRAANKIPKVVASSSEFHVLLEAKIINKVHSGRGYYYEVSKQDKFDAFYNKKYPRDNIEVMTEVDNQLKYRDTKATGLKKDRVIFIRGTQKITLNDRELDLKHATQDFNIFSAVFQTLKASKICFVENLQPFLEVEKILGDKYTYIHFYGRLPRKEVLLNIECDEYLHFGDYDFLGLNEFLKAKEVFAKCEIYIPDNYDMLYNEFSRKREAKDTIYEKVKNSTISEVVRIREQLNKHNRFLEQQVVISETV; from the coding sequence ATGGGAAAAGTAGAATTTAATTTTTATAACAATTTACAATTAAATGGAAGAGCCGCCAATAAGATTCCAAAAGTTGTAGCATCTTCATCTGAATTCCATGTTTTATTGGAAGCTAAAATTATTAATAAAGTTCATAGTGGACGAGGGTACTATTATGAAGTATCTAAGCAGGATAAATTTGATGCTTTTTATAATAAGAAATATCCAAGGGATAATATTGAAGTTATGACAGAAGTTGATAATCAGTTAAAGTACAGAGACACTAAAGCAACTGGATTAAAAAAAGATAGAGTTATATTCATACGAGGTACTCAAAAAATCACACTTAACGACAGGGAGTTGGATCTAAAGCATGCAACACAAGATTTTAATATATTTAGTGCAGTTTTTCAAACACTAAAAGCTAGCAAAATATGTTTTGTAGAAAATTTACAGCCTTTTTTAGAGGTTGAGAAGATCTTAGGCGATAAGTACACTTATATACATTTTTATGGTCGATTGCCTAGAAAAGAGGTGCTGTTAAATATAGAATGCGATGAATATTTACACTTTGGAGATTATGATTTTTTAGGTCTAAATGAATTTTTAAAAGCAAAAGAGGTGTTTGCTAAGTGTGAAATTTATATTCCAGATAATTACGACATGCTTTATAATGAGTTTTCTAGGAAAAGGGAAGCAAAAGATACAATTTATGAAAAAGTAAAGAACTCTACGATTAGTGAGGTGGTGAGAATAAGAGAGCAATTGAATAAACATAACCGTTTTTTAGAACAGCAAGTTGTTATAAGTGAAACAGTATGA
- a CDS encoding KTSC domain-containing protein, with protein sequence MCNEMINVKSSNVESVGYDEDLKIVCVKFLNGSLYTYKGVPNSEFNNLKNATSVGSYLNRNFKNVYQYERIS encoded by the coding sequence ATGTGTAATGAAATGATTAATGTAAAATCATCCAATGTGGAGAGTGTTGGTTATGATGAAGATTTAAAGATAGTATGTGTGAAATTTTTGAATGGAAGTTTATATACTTACAAAGGTGTTCCCAACTCTGAATTTAACAATCTTAAGAATGCTACATCTGTTGGATCATACTTGAATCGTAATTTTAAAAATGTTTACCAATATGAAAGAATAAGCTAA
- a CDS encoding tyrosine-type recombinase/integrase — translation MGVLEHKPVKIKLNNGTASGMYILVNDNEIKYTKDNETKPPNRSYKIEVAVEAMHNHKRARGKETFTIAKGTSIAKAVGSLLGKREEMKNTLKSKGTLKIEKKIIPKIDTKDRKFKSVYAAWIARKAIEVSSSTVKMYNGSYNASIKKLDNKIIDEITEDDIQNLINEMINKGKKPKTITIVKAVLKPLLDTNDVTLNWKKIILPKIEPKQKFSGDDEQAKLIAKTLLEYKHPIARGVFTFLLSGRRVNETMLMEHSHINYKKTEQYPYGSFRLPKENTKTNTEVTYALTPLLLNAIKIQKTTTGKIFDLKAISVHYHWRLAMESIGVSNMVMHDLRSMVAVVALRNGADIYAVSKMLSHKLLSTTQANYLNDNTEQAIEAQNTFTAVIGTSNDAIDVEIIETEYETLKKLYPNASDEKLYKIIEMMK, via the coding sequence ATGGGCGTTTTAGAGCATAAGCCAGTAAAAATCAAACTAAATAATGGAACAGCTTCTGGAATGTATATTTTAGTTAATGACAATGAAATCAAATATACTAAAGATAATGAAACGAAACCACCAAATAGAAGTTACAAGATTGAAGTAGCTGTGGAAGCAATGCATAATCACAAAAGAGCTAGAGGCAAGGAAACGTTTACAATTGCTAAAGGTACCAGTATTGCTAAAGCTGTTGGATCATTACTTGGTAAGCGTGAAGAGATGAAAAATACTCTTAAATCTAAAGGTACCTTGAAAATTGAAAAGAAGATTATTCCAAAGATAGATACTAAAGATAGAAAGTTCAAATCTGTATATGCTGCTTGGATAGCTCGTAAAGCCATTGAGGTTAGTTCTAGTACTGTTAAAATGTATAACGGTTCCTACAATGCTTCAATCAAAAAACTTGATAATAAAATCATTGACGAAATCACTGAAGATGACATTCAAAACCTTATTAATGAGATGATTAACAAAGGGAAAAAGCCTAAAACAATCACTATAGTTAAAGCCGTACTAAAACCATTGCTAGATACAAATGATGTAACTCTAAATTGGAAAAAAATCATATTGCCAAAAATAGAGCCTAAACAAAAATTTAGTGGTGATGATGAACAAGCCAAGCTCATTGCTAAAACATTATTGGAGTATAAGCATCCAATAGCTAGAGGTGTATTTACATTTCTACTCAGCGGTAGAAGAGTAAATGAAACCATGCTGATGGAACATTCCCATATTAACTATAAAAAGACAGAGCAATACCCTTATGGATCTTTTAGACTGCCTAAAGAAAATACCAAAACTAACACAGAAGTCACTTATGCCTTAACTCCCCTACTTCTAAATGCTATAAAGATACAAAAAACCACTACTGGTAAAATTTTTGATTTAAAAGCAATATCAGTACATTATCATTGGAGACTTGCCATGGAAAGCATTGGTGTTAGCAATATGGTTATGCATGATCTTCGCTCAATGGTTGCAGTTGTGGCACTACGAAATGGTGCAGATATCTATGCTGTTTCTAAAATGCTCTCTCATAAACTGCTAAGTACTACACAAGCAAACTATCTTAATGACAATACAGAACAAGCAATAGAAGCTCAAAACACTTTTACAGCTGTTATAGGCACATCAAATGATGCTATAGATGTTGAAATAATTGAGACTGAATATGAAACATTAAAAAAACTATACCCTAATGCTTCAGATGAAAAACTATATAAAATTATAGAGATGATGAAGTAA